From one candidate division KSB1 bacterium genomic stretch:
- a CDS encoding AAA family ATPase: MPRCERGTPIFIIIGCRARHGPLPRKCCSASFQPAFVCRLEACVTIYLNFEDERLTLTSAQLRLILEAYYELYPENYGQEIYLFFDEIQEINGWEKFVRRMYDTVRKNIFLTGSSAKMLWKEIATSLRGRDLVYHLFPFSFEEYCRFQNLDVKDVYSTHAGPF; this comes from the coding sequence TTGCCCCGCTGTGAGCGGGGCACTCCGATTTTCATCATTATCGGGTGCCGCGCCCGGCATGGGCCATTACCACGAAAATGCTGTAGCGCAAGCTTCCAGCCTGCCTTCGTTTGCAGGCTGGAAGCTTGCGTTACGATTTACCTGAATTTTGAAGACGAACGGCTCACATTGACTTCCGCACAGTTGCGCCTGATTTTAGAGGCGTATTACGAGCTTTATCCGGAAAATTACGGCCAGGAAATTTATCTGTTTTTCGACGAAATTCAGGAGATCAATGGCTGGGAAAAATTCGTGCGGCGCATGTATGACACGGTGAGGAAGAATATTTTCCTGACTGGCTCGTCCGCCAAAATGCTGTGGAAAGAAATTGCCACGAGCTTGCGCGGGCGCGATCTCGTTTATCATCTCTTTCCGTTTTCATTTGAGGAGTACTGCCGATTCCAAAATCTGGACGTGAAAGACGTTTATTCAACGCATGCCGGGCCGTTTTAA
- a CDS encoding aminopeptidase: MPDPRVIKLAKVLVDYSLEIKSGQQMELRTSPLADELSLAVYAEAVKAGAHVVISNSLPGAEENFYKYATEAQLDYVSPLYKLTVESFDAILYIEAEHNTRALSGVDPSRLARSRKARAVISKILLERSARHELRWCYTVYPTPAAAQEAGMSLADYQDFVYHAGLLNEVDPVAAWQHELKRLHELMAWLAGKDQVRLKGAHIDLTLSIKDRQFVESAGKFNFPDGEIFTGPVENSVNGWVRFRYPAIYDGQEVTEVELWFADGKIVKEKAGKGRELLTALLNTDPGARYLGEWGIGTNYRIQRFTKNMLFDEKIGGTIHLAVGASYPETGGKNDSGLHWDMLCDMAESEIIVDGEVFYRNGNPVI; this comes from the coding sequence ATGCCCGACCCTCGCGTCATCAAGCTCGCCAAAGTCCTCGTTGATTATTCGCTTGAAATAAAATCCGGTCAGCAAATGGAGCTGCGCACCAGCCCGCTGGCGGACGAGTTGTCGTTGGCGGTTTATGCCGAAGCCGTCAAAGCCGGCGCGCACGTCGTCATCAGCAACAGCTTGCCCGGCGCCGAAGAAAACTTTTACAAGTATGCAACGGAAGCGCAGCTCGATTATGTGTCGCCGCTTTACAAGCTGACCGTGGAATCTTTTGACGCCATTTTGTACATCGAGGCCGAACACAACACGCGCGCATTGAGTGGCGTCGATCCCAGCCGTCTGGCGCGTTCGCGCAAAGCCCGCGCGGTGATCAGCAAAATACTTTTGGAACGCTCGGCCCGCCACGAGCTGCGCTGGTGTTACACCGTTTATCCGACACCAGCAGCGGCGCAGGAAGCCGGCATGAGTTTGGCGGATTATCAAGATTTTGTCTATCACGCCGGTTTGTTGAATGAAGTCGATCCGGTTGCCGCCTGGCAGCATGAGCTTAAACGCCTACACGAGCTGATGGCTTGGCTGGCAGGAAAAGATCAGGTCAGATTAAAAGGCGCGCATATCGACTTGACGCTTTCGATTAAAGATCGCCAATTTGTAGAATCCGCCGGAAAATTCAATTTTCCCGACGGCGAGATTTTTACCGGTCCGGTGGAAAACTCGGTCAACGGTTGGGTGCGTTTTCGTTATCCCGCGATTTACGATGGACAGGAAGTGACGGAGGTTGAATTATGGTTTGCAGACGGCAAGATTGTGAAAGAAAAAGCCGGCAAAGGCAGGGAACTGCTCACCGCCTTGCTGAACACCGACCCGGGCGCGCGCTATCTCGGCGAATGGGGCATCGGCACGAATTATCGCATTCAGCGGTTCACGAAAAACATGCTGTTTGACGAGAAAATCGGCGGCACGATTCATCTGGCGGTTGGCGCCAGTTATCCCGAAACCGGCGGCAAAAACGATTCGGGCTTGCATTGGGATATGCTCTGCGACATGGCCGAAAGCGAGATTATTGTTGATGGCGAGGTGTTTTATCGAAATGGCAACCCCGTGATTTGA